The sequence ACAATAACCATCGCCAAGAGCAACATCAATCCATATTGAATGATAGAAGCAAGAGCCGATCCATACAACCCCATTTCTGGAAAGCCATAATTACCAAAAATAAGCAGATAATCAAACAATAAAAAAGTTATAGAACCAACAACATATAAACACATTGGGGTACGCGCATCTTTAAGGCCGCGTAAAAATCCTATAAATGCAAAAAAAACAAACATAAAAAAAACGCCGAAGGCTCGCAGCTGCAAAAATGCTGCCCCTGTATCGACAAGTTCTGCGGGAACATACCAAGAATAAATATAATGTGCACCAAAATATAACATGCTAGAAAACGAAACGCCCAAGAGAATGGTCACCCAAAAGGCATCCCGAATTGTACGTCCAGCGGCTTTAAAATCTCCGGCACCGTTATGGCGACCAGCAAGAATAATCGTACCAACCGAAACACCCTCAGCAATCTTAAGAATCAAATGTAATAAATTATTGGTAGCGCCGAGCGTACTATACAATGACGTGGACTGTAACCTCGATATAAAATAGGCATCTACCCAGATCGGCAAGGAATACAGCAATAATGCCGTAACAAATTCTGGCAAAAAATACCGCATAATACGTCCATAACTCTCCCCATGGGTAAAGTCAACGATACCATCTAGGTAACTTGCCATTAATCCTTTCTTCATATAAAACAAAGCCTCCTTTATAGCTTATAACAGGGGTATAATGTACCGTTATAGTAACAGAAAAAATCATTCTTCCCAAACAACAATTATTTGGTCACCCCTACCTGCACATTCTTTAAAATAATCAATTGACGCTCTTTAACCCCAACAGTATATGGCACAACATGGTCAATATATGATGAAACCGGCGCCTCAGGCTTCCACTGTTTTGAGGCCCAATATACCAGCATCGCCTCTTTATACGCACACCCATCTTTAAACAATCGTATTAATTCTTCTGGTTGCAATGACGCTCGTGCAAAAAAATAATCAATCTGTTCATATTCTGCTTGCCGTAAGAAAGTACGCCAATCAAAGGTGCAGACTTCAATGCCCGTAAGACCCAGGGCTTCTATAACCATATTTAAAAAGGACACCTTCTTTTGATTCACCTCAAGCAAGATAACGAATAGATCCGGCCGCATAATCTTGATCGGTAAGCCAGGAAATCCTGCGCCTGAACCAATATCACATACTGTCCCACCCGTTTTAAAAGGCAAGCCTTTTAAAACAGCGATAGAATCTTGAAAATGATACTGAATGATCTCTGCCTCTGTTGTTATAGCAGTAAGATTGATCCGCTCATTCCATTCACGCAGCAAAGCAACATATTGCTCAAATTGACCTTTTTGTTCCGCGGAAACTCCCGCATCAAGAACAAATTTATCCCATATATTCATCACGTTTTTATCCAATTCCGCCCTATTATTCATAAAAAACTCCAAAACTATCGCACTTTATACTCCATCTCTGGTACCTTATTATAAAAGGGTCGTAACCATAGGGAATATAATGAACGTAAAAAAATCATTGTGGCTTACTATATTAACATGTTTATCAGTACAACACACGCTCTTATGCGATGAAATCATTACTCTTTTTTTTCAGCCATACCCCCTCACAACCATCGACAATTCAGCAACAAGCATCGTTAATCAATTAAAAGAACCAGGGCAAATAGCCCATCACTCCATCAATGGGACCTTACAGAAACACATTAATTCCGGTATTTTCGTCAGCTATAGAGGATATATAACCGCATCGGATAACAACGGCCAAATTGTGTTCCCCCGCAAGCATCCAGAACCCAAGATTA comes from Candidatus Babeliales bacterium and encodes:
- the rsmG gene encoding 16S rRNA (guanine(527)-N(7))-methyltransferase RsmG, whose protein sequence is MNNRAELDKNVMNIWDKFVLDAGVSAEQKGQFEQYVALLREWNERINLTAITTEAEIIQYHFQDSIAVLKGLPFKTGGTVCDIGSGAGFPGLPIKIMRPDLFVILLEVNQKKVSFLNMVIEALGLTGIEVCTFDWRTFLRQAEYEQIDYFFARASLQPEELIRLFKDGCAYKEAMLVYWASKQWKPEAPVSSYIDHVVPYTVGVKERQLIILKNVQVGVTK